In a genomic window of Halalkalicoccus sp. CG83:
- the trpD gene encoding anthranilate phosphoribosyltransferase, which translates to MQNTIERVTDGESLDQEQARAAATAVFEDATEAQIGALLAALRAKGETEAEIAGFAEGMRDAARTIAPDRSPLVDTCGTGGDDYDTINVSTTSAIVAAGAGVAVAKHGNYSVSSSSGSADVLERLGVEIDAEPPAVERAIEEDGIGFMLAPVFHPAMKAVIGPRKELGMRTIFNVLGPLTNPAGANAQIVGVYDPDLVPVLARALSRMPVERALVVHGSGMDEIAIHGETTAAEVSGEEIEEYTIAPADLGLEERPVSAVAGGTPEENAADLEGIVTGDVDGAKREIVLANAGAAIYLAGEADSLAEGAEVAANAIDEGGAATKLERMRRTITQ; encoded by the coding sequence ATGCAGAACACAATCGAGCGCGTGACGGACGGCGAATCGCTGGACCAGGAGCAGGCACGGGCCGCCGCGACGGCGGTCTTCGAGGACGCGACCGAGGCACAGATCGGCGCGCTGCTCGCGGCGCTCCGTGCGAAGGGCGAGACCGAGGCGGAGATCGCGGGGTTCGCGGAGGGGATGCGCGACGCCGCGCGGACGATCGCGCCCGACCGGAGCCCGCTGGTCGACACCTGTGGGACCGGCGGCGACGACTACGACACGATCAACGTCTCGACGACGAGCGCGATCGTCGCGGCGGGCGCCGGCGTCGCGGTCGCGAAACACGGCAACTACTCGGTCTCCTCCTCGTCGGGCAGCGCGGACGTGCTCGAACGGCTGGGCGTGGAGATCGACGCCGAGCCCCCGGCGGTCGAGCGGGCGATCGAGGAGGACGGGATCGGGTTCATGCTCGCTCCGGTCTTTCACCCCGCGATGAAGGCCGTCATCGGCCCGCGGAAGGAACTGGGCATGCGGACGATCTTCAACGTGCTCGGCCCGCTGACCAACCCGGCGGGCGCGAACGCCCAGATCGTCGGCGTTTACGACCCCGACCTCGTCCCCGTACTCGCTCGAGCGCTCTCGCGCATGCCGGTCGAACGGGCGCTGGTCGTTCACGGCTCCGGGATGGACGAGATCGCGATCCACGGCGAGACGACCGCCGCGGAGGTCTCCGGCGAGGAGATCGAGGAGTATACCATCGCACCCGCCGATCTCGGCCTCGAGGAACGACCGGTGAGCGCGGTCGCGGGCGGTACGCCGGAGGAGAACGCAGCCGATCTCGAGGGGATCGTGACCGGCGACGTCGACGGGGCGAAACGCGAGATCGTCCTCGCGAACGCCGGCGCGGCGATCTACCTCGCGGGCGAGGCCGACTCGCTCGCCGAGGGTGCCGAGGTCGCCGCGAACGCCATCGACGAGGGCGGGGCCGCGACGAAGCTCGAACGAATGCGTCGGACGATCACGCAATGA
- a CDS encoding phosphoribosylanthranilate isomerase, whose translation MTRVKLCGHAREADVEASVRAGADAIGVISEVPVDSPRTVGADRAATLLDAVPPLVTGVLVTMPATPEEAVDLVERTRPDVLQIHGPFSPEDLRTVRETIARPVIKSVDAADPDSAHQFDGVADALLVDSTDAAGAGGTGRTHDWERTRELAADLDSPVILAGGLTPENVARAVGTARPFGVDVASGIEREGGVKDSDLVERFVREATGRRVIAE comes from the coding sequence ATGACGCGGGTGAAGCTCTGCGGACACGCCCGCGAGGCCGACGTCGAGGCGTCGGTCCGCGCCGGCGCCGACGCGATCGGCGTCATCAGCGAGGTGCCCGTCGACAGCCCTCGGACGGTGGGCGCGGATCGGGCCGCGACGCTGCTGGACGCCGTCCCGCCGCTGGTGACCGGCGTCCTCGTCACGATGCCCGCGACGCCCGAGGAGGCCGTCGACCTCGTCGAGCGGACCCGGCCCGACGTCCTCCAGATCCACGGCCCGTTCTCCCCCGAGGACCTACGGACCGTCCGCGAGACGATCGCCCGCCCGGTGATCAAGTCCGTCGACGCCGCCGATCCCGACTCGGCCCACCAGTTCGACGGCGTCGCGGACGCGCTGCTCGTCGACTCGACCGACGCGGCGGGCGCGGGCGGCACCGGGCGAACCCACGACTGGGAACGCACCCGCGAGCTCGCGGCCGACCTCGACTCACCGGTGATTCTCGCCGGCGGGCTCACCCCCGAGAACGTCGCCAGGGCGGTCGGGACGGCGCGACCGTTCGGCGTCGACGTCGCGAGCGGGATCGAGCGCGAGGGCGGCGTGAAGGACTCCGATCTCGTGGAGCGCTTCGTCCGTGAGGCGACCGGTCGGCGGGTGATCGCGGAGTGA
- the trpE gene encoding anthranilate synthase component I translates to MISREAFRGLVDREEPVVVHVAAELDVGTTPLAAYAALAADGEYGFLLESAEKVASSDPDGAFQPADANPGRHARYSFVGFDPEAVVTVDPDDVRLELLGDDRLEGLMTDGGGDTLDALRGALPDVPRVGFPRGGHLHGGLVGFLAYDAVYDLWLSEVGVERPDSPTPDAQFVLSTRTLAFDEVEGSLTLSLTPVVFPEDDPDDVYETLTEEVERVRSALDDAVVPENGGFTREDSRAGPREEYEDAVRRTKEHVLDGDVYQGVISRTRELRGEIDPLGLYESLREVNPSPYMYLLNYGERTVVGASPETLVSVRDGLVTSNPIAGTCPRGTSPVEDRRLAGEMLADDKERAEHTMLVDLARNDVRRVSEPGSVRVEEFMNVLKYSHVQHIESTVTGELAAEADCFDAIRASFPAGTLSGAPKIRAMEIIDELELEPRGLYGGGVGYCSWTGDADMAIVIRTATIEHGDPDRVTVRAGAGIVADSDPAAEYEETESKMDGVLEAIERIELSEVAQ, encoded by the coding sequence GTGATCTCCCGCGAGGCGTTCCGCGGGCTCGTCGATCGTGAGGAGCCGGTCGTCGTCCACGTCGCGGCCGAACTCGACGTCGGGACGACGCCGCTCGCCGCCTACGCCGCGCTCGCCGCGGACGGCGAGTACGGCTTCCTCCTCGAGAGCGCGGAGAAGGTCGCCTCCTCGGATCCCGACGGGGCGTTCCAGCCGGCGGACGCGAACCCCGGTCGCCACGCCCGCTACTCGTTCGTCGGCTTCGACCCCGAGGCGGTCGTCACCGTCGACCCCGACGACGTTCGATTGGAGCTGCTCGGCGACGACCGGCTCGAGGGGCTGATGACCGACGGCGGGGGCGACACGCTCGACGCGCTCCGCGGGGCGCTCCCCGACGTCCCTCGGGTCGGATTTCCCCGGGGCGGTCACCTCCACGGCGGACTCGTCGGCTTTCTCGCGTACGACGCGGTCTACGACCTCTGGCTCTCGGAGGTGGGCGTCGAACGCCCCGACTCGCCGACGCCCGACGCGCAGTTCGTCCTGAGCACGCGGACGCTCGCCTTCGACGAGGTCGAGGGAAGCCTGACGCTCTCGCTCACGCCCGTGGTCTTCCCCGAGGACGATCCCGACGACGTCTACGAGACGCTCACAGAGGAGGTCGAGCGGGTGCGTTCGGCCCTCGACGACGCCGTGGTCCCCGAGAACGGCGGGTTCACTCGGGAGGACTCGCGGGCAGGTCCGCGCGAGGAGTACGAGGACGCCGTTCGCCGCACGAAGGAGCACGTCCTCGACGGCGACGTCTACCAGGGCGTGATCTCCAGAACGCGCGAACTCCGCGGCGAGATCGATCCTCTGGGACTGTACGAGTCGCTCCGGGAGGTGAACCCCTCGCCATACATGTACCTCCTGAACTACGGCGAGCGGACCGTCGTCGGCGCGAGCCCCGAGACGCTGGTCTCGGTGCGCGACGGCCTCGTGACGAGCAATCCGATCGCCGGCACCTGCCCTCGCGGGACGAGCCCCGTCGAGGACCGTCGGCTGGCGGGCGAGATGCTCGCCGACGACAAGGAGCGCGCCGAGCACACGATGCTGGTCGATCTGGCGCGAAACGACGTCCGCCGGGTCTCGGAGCCGGGATCGGTTCGGGTCGAGGAGTTCATGAACGTGCTCAAGTACAGCCACGTCCAGCACATCGAGAGCACCGTGACGGGCGAACTCGCCGCCGAGGCCGACTGTTTCGACGCGATCCGGGCGTCGTTTCCCGCGGGGACGCTCTCGGGTGCGCCGAAGATCCGCGCGATGGAGATCATCGACGAACTCGAGCTCGAGCCCAGAGGGCTGTACGGCGGCGGGGTCGGCTACTGCTCGTGGACCGGCGACGCCGATATGGCGATCGTGATCCGGACGGCGACGATCGAGCACGGCGACCCCGACCGGGTGACGGTGCGCGCGGGTGCGGGCATCGTCGCCGACAGCGACCCCGCCGCGGAGTACGAGGAGACCGAGTCGAAGATGGACGGCGTGCTCGAGGCGATCGAGCGGATCGAGCTCTCGGAGGTGGCCCAGTGA
- a CDS encoding aminodeoxychorismate/anthranilate synthase component II, with the protein MSAAVARDRRVLFVDNFDSFTYNLVEYVSEHGAETEVLMNTASLEDVRAVDPDAIVISPGPGHPENDRDVGVTVPVLREVSPEVPTLGVCLGLEAAVYAYGGSVGRAPEPIHGKAFPVAHDGKGVFSGLEQDFPAGRYHSLIATEVPDCFEVTATTDHEVSASSAERGSADRSSGLRPLEDEASGGSSDSSDGGSELVMGIRHREHPIECVQFHPESVLTGVGHDVIENFLRAV; encoded by the coding sequence GTGAGCGCCGCCGTCGCCCGCGACCGGCGCGTGCTGTTCGTCGACAACTTCGACTCCTTTACCTACAACCTCGTCGAGTACGTCTCCGAACACGGCGCGGAGACGGAGGTACTCATGAACACCGCGTCGCTCGAGGACGTGCGCGCGGTGGATCCGGACGCCATCGTCATCAGTCCCGGACCGGGCCACCCCGAGAACGACCGGGACGTCGGCGTGACGGTGCCCGTGCTTCGCGAGGTGAGTCCCGAGGTCCCCACTCTAGGGGTCTGCCTCGGGCTCGAGGCCGCCGTCTACGCCTATGGCGGGAGCGTGGGACGCGCACCCGAGCCGATCCACGGCAAGGCGTTTCCCGTCGCTCACGACGGGAAGGGGGTCTTCTCGGGGCTCGAACAGGACTTTCCGGCCGGCCGGTATCACTCGCTGATCGCCACGGAGGTTCCCGACTGCTTCGAGGTGACCGCGACGACCGATCACGAGGTCTCCGCGAGTAGCGCGGAGCGTGGCTCCGCGGACCGTTCGAGCGGGCTACGCCCGCTCGAAGACGAAGCGAGCGGAGGCTCGTCGGACTCGTCCGACGGTGGGAGCGAACTCGTGATGGGGATCCGTCACCGCGAACACCCGATCGAGTGCGTGCAGTTCCACCCCGAGAGCGTACTCACCGGCGTGGGTCACGACGTGATCGAGAACTTCCTACGTGCCGTGTAG
- a CDS encoding succinylglutamate desuccinylase/aspartoacylase family protein, with translation MMIGRPSRRGFLRTVGVAAGASVLGSTVLDEDPASSPDDREDGREVRQERQKDEETLDRERHTLLGATNYETEVYTIEAPNPSPTAFVVGGMHGNERAGVEAAHLANEYAIDRGTLVVIPEANKVAVEQGTNHGPRGDLNRQFPMGEEPTTPIARAIWNEVLRVEPDYLLDMHTAEGIYGRGGIGQAVFPTDGTVGYATNAVKHVNENYLSRRSGLPHHDLRVGIIIPEDRPALTHKASADRNMDLWLTEVTRTGLDLREQTFLHDVMTRNLLRQIGIEVTSELAIQNPF, from the coding sequence ATGATGATCGGTAGGCCTTCGCGACGAGGATTCCTTCGGACGGTCGGCGTCGCCGCCGGGGCGAGCGTCCTCGGATCGACGGTGCTGGACGAGGATCCCGCCTCGTCGCCGGACGACCGGGAGGACGGTCGGGAGGTCCGCCAGGAACGCCAGAAGGACGAGGAAACGCTGGACCGGGAGCGCCACACGCTCCTCGGGGCGACCAACTACGAGACCGAGGTATACACGATCGAGGCGCCGAACCCGTCGCCGACGGCGTTCGTCGTCGGCGGCATGCACGGCAACGAGCGGGCCGGCGTGGAGGCTGCGCATCTCGCGAACGAGTACGCGATCGATCGCGGCACGCTGGTCGTGATCCCCGAGGCGAACAAGGTGGCGGTCGAACAGGGGACCAACCACGGGCCGAGGGGCGATCTGAACCGCCAGTTCCCCATGGGCGAGGAGCCGACGACGCCCATCGCACGAGCGATCTGGAACGAGGTCCTCCGAGTCGAACCGGACTACCTGCTCGATATGCACACCGCTGAGGGTATCTACGGACGCGGCGGCATCGGCCAGGCGGTCTTCCCCACCGATGGGACCGTCGGCTACGCCACGAACGCGGTTAAACACGTCAATGAAAACTACCTGAGCCGGCGATCCGGCCTCCCGCACCACGATCTCCGGGTCGGGATCATCATCCCGGAGGACAGACCCGCCCTCACCCACAAGGCCTCGGCGGACCGGAACATGGACCTGTGGTTGACCGAGGTCACGCGTACCGGTCTCGACCTCCGGGAACAGACGTTTCTCCACGACGTGATGACCCGCAACCTGCTTCGCCAGATCGGTATCGAGGTCACCTCCGAGTTGGCGATTCAGAATCCCTTCTGA
- a CDS encoding adenosylcobalamin-dependent ribonucleoside-diphosphate reductase — MSRADLSAEEVTLPVKRTEGETLQERLTANAYDNILPARYLRKNAEGELIETQEELFERVARNIALAEAVFEAEKRDVELTVTPDQLKPDHPRRDELAAEVFGAGTTVEDDTETELSVYNVSKFTYETIVPELPEEIREHVEETAEEFQELMEQLSFIPNSPTLMNAGDELQQLSACFVDSPDDDISDIHQTAKEAAEVFQSGGGMGYAFWRLRPYGDSVGSTGGIASGPITFMRTFDQMCETIAQGGTRRGAQMGVMRVSHPDVIEFIHAKNKDVSLAHTLRLNDPDDYTYTTFSEALEEARGLIDDDGRVPKHLRNAVEGHLSNFNISVGVTDGFMEALYNDEEFTFENPRTEEPHIATAETKEMYSRYGLGEHVTVGEELSIPADVLWDRMVEGAYENGEPGVIYLERVNKEHSFDVEEHPDHRILATNPCGEQPLEEYEACNLGHINLSTLAAMDAPDWRVWYDEHESEFDSFEAAVSAYLEEAIDVEEFDTRIAMGTRFLENVVTMSDFPVPEIEEKVREMRKIGLGIMGLAQLYIQLGVRYGSETGNEIARQLMTHINHESKWTSHELATERGVFTDWEDSKYANPTEYAEWFEHHTGLDAEEWADGFPIRNHNTTTIAPTGTTSMVGNTTGGCEPIYNVAYYKNVSDDVQGDEMLVEFDDYFLRVLEDNAIDVDAVKREAQDQMSSNEFDGVEGLETVPDAIGELFVVTSDLAGKDHAAVQCACQSGVDSAISKTCNFPNSASREDMEEVYRYIYDNGGKGVTVYRDGTRSKQVLTTRADNAEFADEEEAAEALIEQISEVFGGIDEFLDHEEVRATIEGEVSFTPESGQYAKKRTRPDVLHGVTQRIDTGYGKLYVNINEDAEGRPFELFANIGNSGGFTASFTEALAKTISTALRSGVDPEEIADELQGIRSPKVAWDKGQQINSIPDAIGTAMRRYLDGEIERAYPKQQNLTELEETAEPETDGGAAAAMGDADSDAHQDLIDAGESPECPDCGSMSLYYSEGCKTCESCGWSEC, encoded by the coding sequence GTGAGCCGCGCCGACCTCTCCGCCGAGGAGGTGACCCTCCCGGTGAAGCGCACCGAGGGCGAGACCCTCCAGGAGCGACTCACCGCCAACGCCTACGACAACATCCTCCCCGCCCGATATCTCCGGAAGAACGCCGAGGGCGAACTGATCGAGACCCAGGAGGAGCTCTTCGAGCGCGTCGCGAGGAACATCGCGCTCGCGGAGGCGGTCTTCGAGGCCGAGAAGCGCGACGTCGAGCTCACGGTCACGCCCGACCAGCTCAAACCCGACCACCCCCGGCGCGACGAGCTCGCCGCCGAGGTGTTCGGAGCCGGAACGACGGTGGAAGACGATACCGAGACCGAACTCTCCGTCTACAACGTCAGCAAGTTCACCTACGAGACGATCGTTCCCGAGCTACCCGAGGAGATCCGCGAGCACGTCGAGGAGACGGCCGAGGAGTTCCAGGAGCTGATGGAGCAGCTCTCTTTCATCCCCAACAGCCCGACGCTGATGAACGCGGGCGACGAGCTCCAGCAGCTCTCGGCGTGTTTCGTCGACTCGCCCGACGACGACATCAGCGACATCCACCAGACCGCGAAGGAAGCGGCGGAGGTCTTCCAGTCCGGCGGCGGGATGGGGTATGCGTTCTGGCGACTGCGGCCGTACGGCGATAGCGTGGGAAGCACGGGCGGGATCGCCTCGGGCCCGATCACGTTCATGCGCACGTTCGACCAGATGTGCGAAACGATCGCCCAGGGCGGCACCCGCCGTGGCGCCCAGATGGGCGTCATGCGGGTCAGCCACCCCGACGTCATCGAGTTCATCCACGCGAAGAACAAGGACGTCTCGCTGGCGCACACGCTGCGGCTCAACGACCCCGACGACTACACCTACACCACCTTCTCGGAGGCTCTGGAGGAGGCCCGCGGGCTGATCGACGACGACGGGCGAGTGCCCAAACACCTCAGGAACGCCGTCGAGGGCCACCTCTCGAACTTCAACATCAGCGTCGGCGTGACGGACGGCTTCATGGAGGCGCTCTACAACGACGAGGAGTTCACCTTCGAGAACCCCCGGACGGAGGAACCCCACATCGCGACCGCCGAGACCAAGGAGATGTACTCCCGGTACGGACTCGGCGAGCACGTCACGGTCGGTGAGGAGCTCTCGATCCCCGCCGACGTCCTCTGGGATCGCATGGTCGAGGGCGCCTACGAGAACGGCGAGCCCGGCGTGATCTACCTCGAGCGAGTCAACAAGGAACACTCGTTCGACGTCGAGGAACACCCCGACCACCGAATCCTCGCGACCAACCCCTGTGGCGAACAGCCCCTCGAGGAGTACGAGGCGTGCAACCTCGGTCACATCAACCTCTCGACGCTCGCTGCCATGGACGCTCCCGACTGGCGTGTCTGGTACGACGAGCACGAGAGCGAGTTCGACTCGTTCGAGGCGGCCGTCAGCGCCTACCTCGAGGAGGCGATCGACGTCGAGGAGTTCGACACGCGCATCGCCATGGGAACGCGCTTCCTGGAGAACGTCGTTACGATGTCGGACTTCCCGGTGCCCGAGATCGAGGAGAAAGTGAGAGAGATGCGAAAGATCGGCCTGGGCATCATGGGGCTCGCGCAGCTCTACATCCAACTCGGCGTACGCTACGGCTCCGAGACGGGCAACGAGATCGCCCGCCAGCTGATGACCCACATCAACCACGAGTCGAAGTGGACCTCCCACGAACTCGCCACCGAGCGGGGCGTCTTCACCGACTGGGAGGACTCGAAGTACGCGAACCCCACCGAGTACGCCGAGTGGTTCGAACACCACACCGGGCTCGACGCGGAGGAGTGGGCCGACGGCTTCCCGATCCGCAACCACAACACGACGACGATCGCCCCCACCGGCACCACGTCGATGGTCGGCAACACCACCGGCGGCTGTGAGCCCATCTACAACGTCGCCTACTACAAGAACGTGAGCGACGACGTCCAGGGCGACGAGATGCTCGTCGAGTTCGACGACTACTTCCTGCGCGTGCTGGAGGACAACGCGATCGACGTCGATGCCGTGAAGCGCGAGGCACAGGACCAGATGAGTAGTAATGAATTCGACGGCGTCGAGGGCCTCGAGACCGTCCCCGACGCGATCGGCGAGCTGTTCGTCGTCACGAGCGACCTCGCCGGAAAGGACCACGCCGCGGTGCAGTGTGCCTGCCAGTCGGGCGTCGACAGCGCCATCTCGAAGACGTGTAACTTCCCCAACTCCGCCTCGCGCGAGGACATGGAGGAAGTGTACAGATATATCTACGACAACGGCGGCAAGGGCGTCACCGTCTACCGCGACGGCACCCGGTCGAAGCAGGTGCTCACCACCCGCGCGGACAACGCGGAGTTCGCCGACGAGGAGGAGGCCGCCGAGGCGTTGATCGAGCAGATCTCGGAGGTCTTCGGTGGGATCGACGAGTTCCTCGACCACGAGGAGGTCCGCGCCACCATCGAGGGCGAGGTCAGCTTCACCCCCGAGTCGGGCCAGTACGCGAAGAAGCGTACCCGTCCCGACGTGCTCCACGGCGTGACCCAGCGCATCGACACCGGCTACGGCAAGCTCTACGTCAACATCAACGAGGACGCCGAGGGCCGGCCGTTCGAGCTGTTCGCGAACATCGGCAACTCGGGCGGGTTCACCGCGAGCTTCACCGAGGCGCTCGCGAAGACTATCTCGACGGCGCTTCGATCGGGCGTCGATCCCGAGGAGATCGCCGACGAACTTCAGGGCATCCGCTCGCCGAAGGTCGCCTGGGACAAGGGCCAGCAGATCAACTCCATCCCCGACGCGATCGGCACCGCGATGCGCCGATATCTCGACGGCGAGATCGAACGCGCCTACCCCAAACAGCAGAACCTCACCGAGCTGGAGGAGACGGCGGAGCCCGAGACCGACGGCGGAGCGGCCGCCGCGATGGGGGACGCCGACTCCGACGCCCATCAGGACCTGATCGACGCGGGCGAGAGTCCCGAGTGTCCGGACTGCGGGTCGATGTCGCTCTACTACTCCGAGGGCTGCAAGACCTGCGAGTCCTGTGGCTGGTCGGAGTGCTGA
- a CDS encoding class-III pyridoxal-phosphate-dependent aminotransferase, with translation MDRESAEPSVRGLPGERTREWIEYHHRYSAPSEHAHEFAWDVSGEAEGPFCTDLDGNVFLDFTCHIGAAPLGYNNPKLTERMAEFDLVDPLKIAGQDFYAGSRGGPENPDIPGAAQLMERLVESSSQYDMDTVFLSNSGAEAIENAMKISYANTPERKYGITFLGAFHGRTLGTLSMTRSGDVYTRAYPEVAGTRTVPFCEDRNCERSTCSCGFFAGGRSQLERMLDPERGYLDPREVAFLILEPVQGVGGYRFPSDAFMEEVQRVCETHDVHLIVDEIQSGMGRTGEMWAADHYAIEPDVICSAKALRSGATISRSEIFPEEKNRLGSTWGGGDLVAAAQGVFTLDAIDDYDLLENAIERGRQVKELIRDADTDGVEEVRGKGLMLAVEFDSKERRNTVVKGGLERGLLTLGCGYKTVRLLPPLDVTEREIDLGVSLFLDAIEAA, from the coding sequence ATGGATCGCGAGAGCGCGGAGCCGAGCGTTCGGGGGCTCCCCGGGGAGCGGACTCGAGAGTGGATCGAGTACCACCATCGCTACTCCGCCCCGAGCGAGCACGCCCACGAGTTCGCCTGGGACGTCTCCGGGGAGGCCGAGGGCCCCTTCTGTACCGATCTCGACGGCAACGTCTTCCTCGATTTCACCTGTCACATCGGCGCCGCGCCGCTCGGCTACAACAACCCGAAGCTCACCGAGCGGATGGCCGAGTTCGACCTCGTCGACCCGCTGAAGATCGCCGGCCAGGACTTCTACGCCGGCTCCCGCGGCGGCCCCGAGAACCCCGACATACCGGGGGCCGCCCAGCTCATGGAGCGCCTCGTGGAGAGCAGCTCCCAGTACGACATGGACACCGTCTTCCTCTCGAACTCCGGCGCCGAGGCGATCGAGAACGCGATGAAGATATCGTATGCGAACACGCCCGAGCGCAAGTACGGGATCACCTTCCTCGGGGCCTTCCACGGTCGAACCCTCGGAACGCTCTCGATGACGCGCTCGGGCGACGTCTACACGCGGGCGTACCCCGAGGTCGCCGGCACCCGGACGGTGCCGTTCTGTGAGGACCGCAACTGCGAGCGGTCGACCTGTTCGTGTGGCTTCTTCGCGGGTGGACGCTCCCAGCTCGAACGGATGCTCGACCCCGAGCGGGGCTATCTCGATCCCCGGGAAGTCGCCTTCCTGATCCTCGAACCCGTTCAGGGCGTCGGCGGCTATCGGTTCCCGAGCGATGCGTTCATGGAGGAGGTCCAGCGGGTCTGTGAGACCCACGACGTCCACCTGATCGTCGACGAGATCCAGTCCGGGATGGGCCGGACCGGGGAGATGTGGGCGGCGGACCACTACGCCATCGAACCCGACGTGATCTGTAGCGCGAAGGCGCTGCGGTCGGGGGCGACGATCTCCCGATCCGAGATATTCCCCGAGGAGAAGAACCGACTGGGCTCGACCTGGGGCGGCGGCGACCTCGTCGCGGCGGCCCAGGGGGTGTTCACGCTCGACGCGATCGACGACTACGACCTGCTCGAGAACGCCATCGAGCGGGGACGGCAGGTGAAGGAGCTGATCCGGGACGCCGATACCGACGGCGTGGAGGAGGTCAGGGGGAAAGGGCTGATGCTCGCCGTCGAGTTCGACTCGAAGGAGCGGCGCAACACCGTCGTGAAGGGGGGACTCGAACGCGGCCTGCTCACGCTCGGGTGTGGCTACAAGACCGTCCGACTGTTACCGCCGCTCGACGTCACCGAACGAGAGATCGATCTCGGCGTCTCGCTGTTTCTCGACGCGATCGAGGCGGCGTAA
- a CDS encoding M24 family metallopeptidase, translating to MHPFERSEYERRLERTKDRMREEGLETLFLADPANMNYLSGYDGWSFYVHQGLVVSLDHDQPVWIGRRMDENGAKATVWIDHENLRSYSDDHVHSPVDKHPMDFVARVLEEMDRDDTRIGVEMDASYYTAKSHQRLQERLPEATFSDATLLVGWVRIKKSDAELELIQQATELSEAAMQAGIDAIGAGVPESTVAAEIYHTLIEGTDEFGGDYPAIVPLMPSGEHTGTPHLTWSDEPFEEGDPVIIELAGCRHRYHSPLARTAVVGDVPEEMGRVGEVVVEGLNAALDAAEPGVTCEAVERAWRETIARHGIEKADRIGYSMGLGYPPDWGEHTASLRPGDETVLEENMTFHMIPGIWTDELGVEISESFRVTATGAERFSSFPQRVFSV from the coding sequence GTGCACCCGTTCGAGCGATCGGAGTACGAGCGACGACTGGAGCGGACGAAGGACCGAATGCGTGAGGAGGGCCTCGAGACGCTCTTCCTCGCCGATCCGGCGAACATGAACTACCTCTCGGGCTACGACGGCTGGTCGTTCTACGTTCATCAAGGGTTAGTGGTCTCGCTGGACCACGACCAGCCCGTCTGGATCGGCCGAAGGATGGACGAGAACGGCGCGAAAGCCACGGTCTGGATCGACCACGAGAACCTCCGGTCGTACAGCGACGATCACGTCCACTCGCCGGTCGACAAACACCCGATGGACTTCGTCGCGCGCGTTCTCGAGGAGATGGATCGGGACGACACCCGGATCGGCGTCGAGATGGACGCCTCCTACTACACCGCGAAGTCCCACCAGCGTCTCCAGGAGAGACTCCCCGAGGCGACCTTCTCCGACGCGACGCTGCTGGTGGGCTGGGTCCGCATCAAGAAATCGGACGCAGAGCTCGAGCTGATCCAACAGGCCACCGAGCTCTCGGAGGCGGCGATGCAGGCGGGCATCGACGCGATCGGCGCCGGAGTACCCGAATCGACCGTCGCCGCGGAGATCTATCACACCCTGATCGAGGGGACCGACGAGTTCGGCGGCGACTACCCCGCGATCGTCCCGCTGATGCCCTCGGGCGAGCACACGGGGACGCCACATCTCACCTGGTCCGACGAGCCGTTCGAGGAGGGCGATCCCGTGATCATCGAACTCGCGGGCTGTCGCCACCGGTACCACTCGCCGCTCGCGCGGACCGCCGTGGTCGGCGACGTCCCCGAGGAGATGGGACGGGTCGGCGAGGTCGTCGTCGAGGGGCTGAACGCGGCGCTCGACGCCGCGGAACCCGGAGTAACGTGCGAGGCGGTCGAACGGGCCTGGCGCGAGACGATCGCGAGACACGGCATCGAGAAGGCCGATCGGATCGGCTACTCGATGGGGCTGGGCTACCCGCCGGACTGGGGCGAGCACACCGCGAGCCTGCGCCCCGGCGACGAGACGGTGCTCGAGGAGAACATGACGTTCCACATGATCCCCGGGATCTGGACCGACGAGCTCGGCGTCGAGATCAGCGAGTCCTTTCGCGTGACCGCGACCGGCGCCGAACGCTTCTCCTCGTTCCCCCAGCGGGTGTTCTCGGTCTGA